The sequence AGCTTGGCCAGCCGGCCGTCGCGGAATGCCGGCAGCAACGCGGACAGGCCTTCCTCTTCCTCGTCCTCACCGTCATGGCGATCGTCGCCGGTGGCGTGGCCGACGCCGATCGTCTCGTTGAGCGCGAAGAGCATCACGATCCCGCCCAGCACAAGCATCGCACCACCGGCGAGAAACACGCTGCGCAGCGACATGAGCGTAAGCAGCGCGCCGCAGGCTGGTCCCAGGATCTGCCCGGCGCTAGAGCGGTTCGCGTTTTGTCTGAATCGGGATTCCCAAGACTGAGCAAATCAGATTCGATGTTCTGACCGTTGGAGGTCGGGACAGATGGCCAAGCCTTATTCGATGGATTTGCGGGAACGGGCGTTGGCTCGCCTTGAAGAAGGCGAGACGAGCCGAGAGGTGGCCGCGGCACTGAAGGTGGCAGTTTCGAGCGTGATCAAGTGGGCGGCGCGCAAGCGTCGGCTGGGCAGTGCGGCACCCGGCAAGATGGGCGGTCATCGACCCTATCTGATTGACGGGGAGCATCGTGCCTTCGTCCTGAGCGAGGTCGAGCGGGATGCCAACATAACGCTTCATGAATTGACGGCCGCACTGGCTGACCGGGGTCTCATCATCCACCCTGCCAGCGTCGGTCGCTTCCTGCATCGCGAGGGCAAGAGTTTTAAAAAAACCGTTCTGCCGGCTGAGCAACTCAAGCCAAAGCTGATGCGTCGGCGGACGCAATGGATGCGCTATCAGACCCGCATTGACCCAACGCGCCTGGTCTTCCTGGATGAAACGTGGGTCAAGACCAACATGGCGCCGTTGCGCGGCTGGGGTGTGCGCGGCAAGCGGCTGATGGCTCACGCGCCATATGGTCATTGGAAGACGATGACCTTCATCGCCGCACTGCGGCATGATCGGGTAGAGGCGCCTTGGGTCATTGACGGACCCATCAATGCGCAGGCCTTCCGTGTCTATGTCGAAACCGAACTCATCAAGACCCTGAAGCCGGGTGACATCGTCATTCTCGACAATCTCGGATCTCACAAGGGCCAAGCCGTCCGCGACATCGTCAGGGCCGCCGGTGCGTGGCTCTTCTTCCTGCCGCCTTACAGTCCAGATCTCAATCCAATCGAGAAGCTCTTCGCCAAGCTCAAGCACTGCATGCGACGTGCCGCCAAGCGAAGCATCCAGGCCGTACACAGCGCCATCGCCAGCACCCTCGACGTCGTCACCTCAAATGAATGTAACAACTACATCGAAAGCGCCGGATACAAGTCAACCTAAATGCGAACCGCTCTAGAACTCACGCGCGCCAGGCTGAACCAGCGGGGATGGGTGGATGGCGCGGTCACGTCGGCGATCACGGTCAGGATCGTCGGATGAAGCACGGACTCGCACATGCCGGTCAGAAGCAGAACAATCGCGGTAACGGCGACGCCATGCACGAAGAACAGGGCCAGGAAGCCGGCGCCGACGCCGAGCGACGAGGCAATCAGCACCGGCCGCCGGCCGATCCGGTCGGCGATGCCGCCGATCAGTGGTGCGGCCAGAAGCTCGCCGCCGGCATAGCAGCCGAACAGCAGGCCGATCATGCCGACAGGAATGCCGGCCTCGCCGCTCGCCCAGAGCGGAAAGAAAGGCACGAGCGCGCCGTCGGCGAAACCCGCGCAGAAGAACAGCAGAAGCCCCAACAGGGCTGGGCGCGGGGCTGCGCGCCAGGAGGAAAGAAGCATGTTGTTCATGACGTCACCTGCGCCTGGAGGCCCGACCGTCGTCGAAGGCCCGGGGTTTGCGCGTTGGTTGACGTAAACGCCTACGGCCGCCCTGGAGCGACATGGAGATTTGAGCCGCAGGGTTGAATCCCATGCGGCGATGGGACCGGCTTCAGCCGAGCCGCACGGACAGTTC is a genomic window of Mesorhizobium huakuii containing:
- a CDS encoding MFS transporter, with translation MNNMLLSSWRAAPRPALLGLLLFFCAGFADGALVPFFPLWASGEAGIPVGMIGLLFGCYAGGELLAAPLIGGIADRIGRRPVLIASSLGVGAGFLALFFVHGVAVTAIVLLLTGMCESVLHPTILTVIADVTAPSTHPRWFSLARVSSRAVRI
- a CDS encoding IS630 family transposase, translating into MAKPYSMDLRERALARLEEGETSREVAAALKVAVSSVIKWAARKRRLGSAAPGKMGGHRPYLIDGEHRAFVLSEVERDANITLHELTAALADRGLIIHPASVGRFLHREGKSFKKTVLPAEQLKPKLMRRRTQWMRYQTRIDPTRLVFLDETWVKTNMAPLRGWGVRGKRLMAHAPYGHWKTMTFIAALRHDRVEAPWVIDGPINAQAFRVYVETELIKTLKPGDIVILDNLGSHKGQAVRDIVRAAGAWLFFLPPYSPDLNPIEKLFAKLKHCMRRAAKRSIQAVHSAIASTLDVVTSNECNNYIESAGYKST